From one Humulus lupulus chromosome 8, drHumLupu1.1, whole genome shotgun sequence genomic stretch:
- the LOC133798058 gene encoding uncharacterized protein At3g06530, with product MAASIASQLQAIKSFVQPDSDPQQKRPFTRPSIIFELKKAADIDVETILSIALQGLDVLISIDEQFRNYKNDLFSHKSRELDRELLGIEENNRINGTISSYLRLISIHFQLPSSLKTLEYLIRRYKIHVYNFEELILCSLPYHDTHAFVRIVKLIDTGNSKWKFLNDVKLSGAPPPRKIIVQQCIRDKGVLEALCHYATPSKKLQPSRPVISFCTAVVIEALGSVASLDNDFVTRILPFVSSGLQPDAKGGPDHKAGAMMIAGLLASKAALSPKLVKTLIRSIAEIARDDAKESTDLQWLRLSLMTMINLIQLQSIDRVPQKALEILMEIRDFAGILLELFNEFNIDKFLSVLLDSVVDYSFSNESSQHVLISILEVLPIKGFVHHMVTKVLSYCLRTSQKDSNSTSSVSGSIVKKILFVLNKNYPSELQGALREFLKEKNVQSKKGDSTYDILCKFLDGNLDLSQATLSHSKLWFALHHPKADVRRAVLSGLNATSILTAKATEPQVYSSVQDAILQQLHDEDLTVVGAAVSFDGIADMLDTTELFKVLSNVLKRCIGIVNSSSSENTSLACDVALCCLKKLDFISHDDHKDHMNMLASMICPLLLVLPKTQRLNLKALETAKNLNWPLFENLPSVSSTELMLQPGSISSMNMDTVTFLAERFLMHPEQYIASITENFKESTSSKTLFLLVIMQSFLMQKNKSGQFVALLEACYPILKTEWEAFENLGDGSLKEFKIEMLNWDCKKFLDQLFEFKFKALNTNIIICTFWRLLEVFKSSVHGEVLQDDNKKWFSWLEDLFVFFSASQFNHVFKEHRLYLVTKFKASSLQFLCRFFTEQDVPVAAQVESLHCFTYLCFQSEGRLQFCGQLLAEFPSILVPLSSFNQDVRTAAMNCVEGLRALWALVDCSSKKNGNQAIWSHFLDKLLDLIVQQKRLILSDRKFLPSLMASLLSSSCHSLLVPRNIEQRFDQPTREKILAFILGSALKLSDYAKLMILSLLKGVGSTVVHVKELESFFSQLLRRRSQYHCKLDTSSQKLSDIEVDILCLLLENCAIPSSFDGHFFEDHLFKALQLDGMAAEDPAVMRPCVTVLLNLNNQIYSKLKTEMQELLFRELVILFRNASGEIRNAAREALLCLSITWSTVVQMLDLVFKNKGRVISSAYGKKKRKLVGDQKSTLPDDEIYKGENALSFLSSLLDILLLKKDIVNRDLLLGPLFNLIGKTFPDEWVHHFSVLDENVVQPLSGVYQTTAATVCYIQQTLLIILEDISTSLITSLAPKENVRNEINIEVLVECARTAKDGVTRNHVFSLITTVTKITPEKILEHIEDIFTVIGESAVTQIDNYSQHVFEDLISTIVPCWLQRTKNMDKLLQIFMSVLPEVAEHRRLSMVVYLLRTLGESNSLASLLVLLFRSLVSRNGSLFFDNKSAADNSISSTKKEWEYVFALQICDQYSCVIWLPSLVMLLQQVGTGSLCQELFVELLFVIQFTQHKLQDPEFALKLESENVQVLLEDLMEQVGLLSQLVDTRKKQMTVPPVIRKELKDCNRAVLRTVTSLMIPSAYFEGIIRLLRHGDKNVGRKALGFLCEMVRENDTTKSRHKERNLYGRWEHLEETALDSFHKLCLEIVKIVDSVDVSDSLKLAAVSALEVLASRFPFDYSIFGDCLPSVTKNVSPENLAVSSGCLRTTGAFVNVLGPRALVELPCIMENVIKISREISLRSDVKAIKSNDDTPTALSTSKESIILSILLVLEAVVGKLGAFLNPYLGDIITVIVLNHDYASGSDQKVKLQADTVRRLITEKIPVRLALPPLLKIYSNAVSSGDSSLTVYFGMLANLIGSMDRPSIGGYHAKIFDLCLLALDLRRQRPASLQDIDVVEKSVINTVISLTMKLTETMFKPLFIRSIEWAESDVEDGVVGNTNVDRAISFYGMVNKLAENHRSLFIPYFKYLLEGCVRLLTAAGDAKASGLTRKKKARILEGKNTEETSISLGNWQLRAMVLSSLHKCFLYDTGSMKFLDSSNFQVLLKPIVSQLTIEPPSSLEEHQNLPSVKEVDDLLVVCIGQMAVTAATDVLWKPLNHEVLMQTRSDKVRARILGLRIVKYLVEHLREEYLVFLAETIPFLGELLEDMEPSVKSLAQEILKEMESISGESLRQYL from the exons ATGGCTGCGTCCATTGCCTCACAGTTACAGGCCATCAAATCCTTCGTACAACCTGACTCCGACCCGCAGCAGAAGAGGCCTTTCACTCGTCCTTCTATTATCTTCGAACTCAAAAAAGCCGCTGACATTGATGTTGAAACCATTCTCTCTATCGCACTTCAAG GTCTTGATGTTCTTATAAGCATCGATGAGCAATTCAGAAACTATAAGAATGATCTATTTAGCCATAAAAGTAGGGAACTGGATAGAGAGTTATTGGGAATAGAGGAAAATAATCGTATTAATGGAACAATTAGCTCGTACTTGCGCTTAATATCAATACATTTCCAACTTCCATCATCACTCAAGACGCTCGAGTACTTGATACGAAGATACAA GATTCATGTTTACAATTTTGAGGAACTGATTTTGTGTTCTTTACCATACCATGATACCCATGCCTTTGTTCGAATAGTAAAGTTGATTGATACAGG AAATAGTAAATGGAAATTTTTGAATGATGTAAAACTCTCCGGTGCACCACCGCCTAGAAAGATTATAGTGCAGCAATGTATACGTGATAAGGGGGTTTTGGAAGCTCTATGCCATTAT GCAACACCGTCAAAGAAGCTTCAGCCCTCGAGACCAGTGATCAGTTTTTGCACAGCTGTTGTCATTGAAGCTTTGGGTTCAGTTGCATCTCTTGACAATGATTTTGTCACCAGAATTCTCCCATTTGTTAGTTCAGGACTTCAACCTGATGCAAAAGGAGGTCCAGATCACAAG GCTGGTGCTATGATGATCGCTGGTTTACTAGCTAGTAAAGCTGCATTGTCTCCCAAACTTGTCAAGACTTTGATTCGGTCAATTGCTGAAATTGCTCGAGATGATGCAAAAGAGTCAACTGATCTTCAGTGGCTTAGGTTATCACTTATGACTATGATCAACCTTATTCAG TTGCAATCTATAGATAGGGTCCCACAAAAGGCTTTGGAGATTCTGATGGAAATCCG TGATTTTGCTGGGATTCTTTTGGAACTGTTTAATGAGTTCAATATCGACAAGTTTCTCTCCGTGCTTTTGGATTCTGTGGTTGACTACAG TTTTTCTAATGAATCATCTCAGCACGTATTGATCTCGATCTTGGAGGTACTTCCTATAAAGGGTTTTGTTCATCATATGGTCACTAAGGTTCTATCTTACTGCTTGAGAACTTCACAAAAAGATAGCAATTCAACATCATCCGTGTCAG GAAGCATTGTGAAGAAAATTTTATTTGTTCTTAACAAGAATTATCCATCAGAACTACAAGGAGCGCTTCGCGAATTCCTCAAA GAAAAAAATGTTCAGTCCAAGAAAGGGGATTCAACATATGATATTTTGTGTAAGTTCTTGGATGGTAATTTGGATTTGTCACAAGCCACCCTTTCTCATTCGAAACTTTGGTTTGCACTGCATCATCCTAAG GCTGACGTGCGGCGTGCTGTGCTATCTGGTTTAAATGCCACTAGTATCCTGACAGCGAAGGCTACTGAGCCACAG GTTTATTCATCTGTTCAAGATGCTATATTGCAACAGCTGCATGATGAGGATCTTACTGTTGTTGGGGCAGCTGTTTCTTTTGATGGAATAGCTGATATGTTAGATACAACTGAGCTTTTCAAAGTTCTGAGTAATGTGCTTAAGCGGTGCATTGGTATTGTCAATTCAA GTTCATCGGAGAACACCAGTCTCGCTTGTGATGTTGCTCTTTGTTGCCTGAAGAAATTAGACTTCATTTCCCATGATGATCATAAGGATCATATGAATATGCTTGCTTCCATGATCTGTCCTTTACTCTTAGTTCTTCCAAAG ACACAGAGGCTAAATTTGAAAGCACTGGAAACAGCCAAGAATTTGAACTGGCCACTTTTTGAGAATCTTCCTAGTGTCTCCAGTACAGAATTG ATGCTGCAACCAGGAAGCATATCTTCAATGAATATGGACACTGTTACTTTTTTGGCTGAAAGATTCTTAATGCACCCTGAACAGTACATTGCTTCGATTACTGAGAATTTTAAAGAGTCTACATCTTCGAAGACACTTTTCTTGTTGGTTATTATGCAGTCATTTTTAATGCAAAAAAATA AATCTGGTCAATTTGTGGCATTGTTGGAAGCCTGCTATCCAATACTAAAGACTGAATGGGAAGCATTTGAAAATTTGGGTGATGGCTCTTTAAAAGAG TTCAAGATAGAGATGCTAAATTGGGATTGCAAAAAATTCTTAGATCAGctctttgaattcaaatttaaagcattgaatacaaatattataatatgtaCCTTCTGGAGGTTACTAGAGGTATTTAAATCATCGGTCCATGGAGAGGTCTTACAG GATGATAACAAGAAGTGGTTTAGCTGGCTTGAGGACCTATTTGTGTTTTTTTCAGCCTCTCAGTTTAATCATGTTTTCAAGGAGCATCGTCTCTACCTTGTCACAAAGTTCAAGGCCTCTTCTCTCCAATTTTTGTGCAGGTTTTTCACAGAACAAG ATGTTCCTGTTGCAGCTCAAGTTGAGAGTCTCCACTGTTTCACATATCTTTGTTTTCAGTCAGAAGGAAGATTGCAGTTTTGTGGTCAACTTCTTGCTGAGTTTCCCTCAATTCTTGTTCCACTGTCTAGTTTTAACCAG GATGTAAGAACTGCAGCTATGAATTGTGTGGAAGGGTTACGTGCATTATGGGCACTTGTTGACTGTTCCAGCAAGAAAAATG GAAACCAAGCAATTTGGAGTCATTTTCTTGATAAACTTTTGGACTTAATAGTTCAGCAGAAAAGGCTAATTTTGTCTGACAGAAAATTCCTTCCTTCACTTATGGCATCTTTACTCAGCTCATCCTGCCATAGCTTGTTGGTACCTAGGAATATTGAGCAAAG GTTTGATCAACCCACCAGGGAAAAGATTCTTGCGTTCATTTTGGGTTCTGCTCTAAAGCTCTCTGATTATGCAAAG CTTATGATTTTATCTTTGCTCAAAGGAGTAGGCAGTACTGTTGTACATGTAAAGGAACTTGAGTCATTCTTTTCTCAACTTTTGAGAAGACGCAGTCAATATCACTGTAAATTGGATACGTCCAGCCAGAAGTTGTCAGACATTGAGGTTGATATTCTATGCCTTCTACTAGAG AATTGTGCTATACCCTCGTCATTTGATGGCCATTTTTTTGAAGATCATTTATTCAAGGCTTTGCAA TTGGATGGCATGGCTGCAGAAGACCCAGCTGTTATGCGTCCTTGTGTGACTGTCTTGCTGAATCTTAACAACCAAATCTATAGTAAATTGAAGACTGAGATGCAG GAGCTTCTATTTCGTGAACTTGTGATTTTGTTTCGAAATGCTAGTGGTGAGATACGAAATGCTGCCAGAGAAGCCTTGTTGTGCTTAAGT ATTACTTGGTCCACTGTTGTTCAGATGCTTGATCTTGTGTTTAAGAATAAAGGTCGTGTGATTAGTTCAGCCTATGGGAAGAAGAAAAGGAAATTAGTTGGGGATCAGAAGTCCACACTGCCTGATGATGAAATTTATAAAGGAGAAAATGCACTTTCTTTTCTTAGCTCCCTTCTTGACATTTTGCTACTGAAGAAAGACATAGTTAACAG AGATTTGCTCTTGGGACCTTTATTCAACCTAATCGGCAAAACTTTTCCGGATGAATGGGTTCACCATTTTTCTGTCCTTGATGAAAACGTGGTTCAACCTTTGTCTGGTGTTTATCAAACTACTGCTGCCACAGTGTGTTACATACAACAGACACTGCTAATAATCCTGGAAGATATTAGTACTTCGCTCATTACCAGTTTGGCACCAAAG GAAAATGTAAGAAATGAGATAAACATCGAAGTTCTAGTTGAGTGTGCGCGCACTGCGAAGGATGGGGTAACTCGGAACCATGTATTTTCACTGATAACCACTGTTACAAAGATCACACCAGAGAAAATTTTAGAGCACATAGAGGACATATTTACCGTTATTGGAGAATCAGCTGTCACACAG ATAGACAACTATTCTCAGCATGTGTTTGAGGATCTTATATCAACAATTGTTCCATGTTGGTTgcaaagaacaaaaaacatggacAAACTTTTGCAG ATTTTTATGAGTGTGTTGCCTGAAGTTGCTGAGCATAGAAGGCTGTCAATGGTAGTATATCTATTGAG GACATTGGGGGAGTCTAATAGCTTGGCTTCGTTGCTTGTCCTTCTATTCCGTTCCTTAGTTTCAAGAAATGGGTCACTTTTCTTTGATAATAAGAGTGCTGCAGATAACTCCATATCTTCCACAAAGAAAGAGTGGGAGTACGTATTTGCACTGCAAATATGTGATCAATATTCATGCGTGATTTGGCTACCCTCTCTTGTTATGCTACTCCAACAAGTAGGAACTGGTAGTCTGTGCCAGGAGCTGTTTGTGGAATTGCTGTTTGTGATCCAATTCACTCAGCACAAATTGCAAGATCCCGAGTTTGCTTTAAAGTTGGAATCAGAAAACGTTCAG GTATTGCTTGAAGATCTCATGGAGCAGGTGGGCTTATTATCACAACTTGTTGACACAAGGAAGAAGCAAATGACTGTCCCTCCTGTTATAAGGAAAGAACTAAAGGATTGCAATCGAGCTGTCTTGAGGACTGTTACTTCACTCATGATTCCATCAGCATACTTTGAGGGCATCATTAGATTGCTTCGCCATGGAGATAAAAATGTGGGGAGAAAG GCTCTTGGATTTTTATGTGAAATGGTGAGGGAGAATGACACGACAAAATCACGGCATAAGGAGAGAAATTTGTATGGTCGATGGGAACATTTGGAAGAGACTGCTCTTGATTCTTTCCACAAACTGTGTCTAGAAATAGTGAAGATAGTTGATTCTGTCGATGTTTCAGATTCTCTGAAACTGGCAGCTGTTTCAGCTCTAGAAGTTCTTGCCAGCAGGTTTCCTTTTGATTATTCCATCTTTGGTGATTGTTTGCCATCTGTTACCAAAAATGTTAGTCCAGAAAACTTGGCTGTTTCTTCTGGCTGCCTACGGACAACTGGTGCTTTCGTCAATGTTCTTGGGCCAAGGGCGTTAGTTGAGCTTCCATGTATAATGGAGAATGTAATTAAGATATCTCGTGAAATCTCTTTACGTTCAGATGTAAAGGCCATAAAAAGTAATGATGACACACCAACTGCACTATCAACTTCTAAAGAGAGTATTATTTTGTCCATTCTTCTTGTTCTGGAGGCTGTTGTGGGCAAACTTGGGGCTTTTCTTAATCCGTACCTTGGAGATATCATAACAGTTATAGTGCTTAATCATGACTATGCATCAGGATCTGATCAAAAGGTCAAATTGCAGGCTGACACAGTACGGAGACTCATAACGGAAAAAATCCCT GTTCGACTTGCTTTGCCACCTTTGCTGAAAATTTATTCAAATGCTGTTTCATCTGGGGATTCAAGTTTAACCGTCTATTTTGGAATGTTGGCAAACTTGATTGGTTCAATGGATAGACCATCTATTGGTGGCTACCATGCAAAGATTTTTGACCTTTGCTTGCTTGCTCTGGATCTACGCCGTCAAAGGCCAGCTTCACTTCAGGATATTGATGTTGTAGAAAAAAGTGTTATCAATACAGTAATTTCTCTGACAATGAAACTGACAGAGACTATGTTTAAGCCCCTTTTCATAAGGAGTATTGAATGGGCAGAGTCTGATGTTGAAGATGGTGTTGTAGGGAACACTAATGTGGATAGAGCAATATCATTCTATGGTATGGTAAATAAGCTTGCTGAGAACCATAG GTCTCTGTTTATTCCATACTTCAAATACTTGCTTGAGGGCTGTGTCCGTCTTCTTACAGCAGCTGGGGATGCCAAGGCTTCTGGTTTAACACGGAAGAAGAAGGCCAGAATTCTAGAAGGAAAAAATACAGAAGAAACCAGTATATCACTTGGAAACTGGCAGCTTAGAGCAATGGTTTTGTCATCATTACATAAATGTTTTCTCTATGATACTGGAAGCATGAAATTTCTTGACTCTTCAAATTTTCAG GTTCTTTTAAAGCCCATTGTTTCTCAGCTTACTATAGAACCACCAAGTTCCCTCGAAGAACATCAGAACTTGCCATCAGTGAAGGAAGTCGATGACTTGTTGGTTGTTTGCATTGGTCAAATGGCAGTGACTGCAGCAACTGACGTCTTATGGAAACCATTGAACCATGAG GTACTAATGCAGACTAGAAGTGACAAGGTGCGGGCTCGAATTCTGGGCCTAAGAATAGTCAAATATTTGGTTGAGCATCTGAGAGAAGAATATCTAGTTTTCCTGGCTGAAACCATCCCCTTCCTTGGGGAACTACTTGAGGATATGGAGCCCTCTGTTAAATCCCTTGCACAGGAGATTCTCAAGGAAATGGAATCCATTAGTGGTGAAAGCCTTCGACAATACCTGTGA